One Gordonia zhaorongruii DNA segment encodes these proteins:
- a CDS encoding acyl-ACP desaturase, whose amino-acid sequence MARELTQLELLRELEPVAETNVNRHIKTARDWNPHDYVPWDDGQNFAALGGVDYDPEQSKLDEVAKAAMITNLLTEDNLPSYHREIAENFSMESAWGHWVGRWTAEENRHGIAMRDYLVVTRGVDPTALEEARMIHMTNGYSPEAAAGDRVEEFRDADQDLGLLHSVAYVTFQELATRVSHRNTGKACNDPIADRMLQRIAADENLHMIFYRNICGAAMDLSPDQTLRAVTDIVSNFQMPGAGMPNFRRHGVLMAKHGIYDLRQHLEEVIQPVLRKWNVFDRTDFGPEGDKAREELAAFLDQLDKDATRFEEMRDRALAREARKREQKAS is encoded by the coding sequence ATGGCACGCGAACTGACACAACTCGAGTTGCTCCGGGAGCTGGAGCCGGTCGCCGAAACCAACGTCAACCGCCACATCAAGACGGCGCGCGACTGGAATCCGCACGACTACGTGCCGTGGGACGACGGCCAGAACTTCGCAGCGCTCGGCGGCGTCGACTACGACCCCGAGCAGTCCAAGCTCGACGAGGTCGCCAAGGCCGCGATGATCACGAACCTCCTCACCGAGGACAACCTGCCCTCCTACCACCGCGAGATCGCCGAGAACTTCTCGATGGAGTCCGCGTGGGGCCACTGGGTCGGCCGCTGGACCGCCGAGGAGAACCGCCACGGTATCGCGATGCGCGACTACCTCGTCGTCACCCGCGGCGTCGACCCCACCGCGCTCGAAGAGGCGCGCATGATCCACATGACCAACGGCTACTCCCCCGAGGCCGCCGCAGGCGATCGTGTGGAGGAGTTCCGCGACGCCGACCAGGACCTGGGATTGCTCCACTCGGTGGCCTACGTGACGTTCCAGGAACTCGCGACCCGCGTCAGCCACCGCAACACCGGCAAGGCGTGCAACGACCCGATCGCCGACCGGATGCTGCAGCGCATCGCGGCCGATGAGAACCTGCACATGATCTTCTACCGCAACATCTGCGGTGCTGCCATGGACCTCTCGCCCGACCAGACGCTGCGTGCGGTCACCGATATCGTCTCCAACTTCCAGATGCCCGGCGCCGGCATGCCGAACTTCCGTCGCCACGGCGTCCTGATGGCCAAGCACGGCATCTACGACCTGCGTCAGCACCTCGAAGAGGTCATCCAGCCGGTCCTGCGCAAGTGGAACGTGTTCGACCGTACCGACTTCGGCCCCGAGGGCGACAAGGCGCGCGAGGAGTTGGCCGCGTTCCTCGACCAGCTCGACAAGGACGCCACCCGCTTCGAGGAGATGCGAGACCGCGCCCTGGCCCGAGAGGCCCGCAAGCGGGAGCAGAAGGCGTCCTGA
- the dusB gene encoding tRNA dihydrouridine synthase DusB: MAGVTNVAFRVLCRELEAQRTGTVSGLYVCEMVTARALVERHPVTMHMTTFDPSETPRSMQLYTVDPEYTYKAAKMIVDENLADHIDMNFGCPVPKVTKRGGGSAIPYKRRLFRNIVAAAVRATEGTDIPVTVKFRIGIDDDNHTHLDAGRIAAEEGAQAVALHARTASQRYSGTAAWDEIARLKEHVTTVPVLGNGDIFEADDAVAMMEQTGCDGVVIGRGCLGRPWLFAELSARLRGVAAPQAPNLGEVGEIMFRHGSLLAAHHGEDKGMREIRKHISWYLRGFPAGSGLRSQLSLVKTLDDLRELIETLPKDTPFPRDAHGPRGRQGSPSSVALPEGWLDDPEEDIVPEGAEIMHSGG; the protein is encoded by the coding sequence ATGGCGGGCGTCACCAACGTCGCCTTCCGCGTACTGTGCCGTGAACTCGAGGCCCAGCGCACCGGGACGGTGTCCGGGCTGTACGTGTGCGAGATGGTGACGGCGCGCGCGCTCGTCGAACGCCATCCCGTCACCATGCACATGACGACGTTCGACCCGTCCGAGACGCCGCGCTCGATGCAGCTCTACACGGTGGACCCCGAGTACACGTACAAGGCCGCCAAGATGATCGTCGACGAGAACCTCGCCGACCACATCGACATGAACTTCGGCTGCCCCGTCCCCAAGGTCACCAAGCGCGGCGGCGGATCGGCCATTCCCTATAAGCGCCGACTGTTCCGCAACATCGTCGCGGCTGCGGTCCGCGCCACCGAGGGCACCGACATCCCGGTGACCGTGAAGTTCCGCATCGGCATCGACGACGACAACCACACTCACCTCGACGCCGGCCGCATCGCCGCCGAGGAGGGCGCCCAGGCGGTCGCGCTGCACGCCCGCACCGCCTCGCAGCGGTACTCCGGCACTGCGGCGTGGGACGAGATCGCACGCCTCAAGGAACATGTGACGACGGTGCCGGTACTCGGCAACGGAGACATCTTCGAAGCCGACGACGCCGTCGCTATGATGGAGCAGACCGGCTGCGACGGCGTGGTGATCGGCCGCGGCTGCCTTGGCCGCCCGTGGCTGTTCGCCGAACTGTCGGCCCGGCTCCGCGGCGTCGCCGCTCCGCAAGCGCCGAATCTCGGCGAAGTGGGCGAGATCATGTTCCGGCACGGGTCGCTCCTCGCTGCACACCACGGCGAGGACAAGGGCATGCGCGAGATCCGCAAGCACATCTCCTGGTACCTGCGCGGCTTCCCCGCCGGCTCGGGTCTGCGTTCGCAGCTCTCACTCGTGAAAACGCTCGACGACCTGCGCGAACTCATCGAGACCCTGCCGAAGGACACGCCGTTCCCGCGCGACGCTCACGGCCCGCGCGGACGCCAGGGCTCACCGTCGTCGGTCGCATTGCCCGAGGGCTGGCTCGACGACCCCGAAGAAGACATCGTCCCCGAAGGCGCCGAGATCATGCACTCCGGCGGCTGA
- the pstB gene encoding phosphate ABC transporter ATP-binding protein PstB, whose protein sequence is MAKSLTLEELNIYYGDFHAVQDVSLKIKPKSVTAFIGPSGCGKSTVLRTLNRMHEVTPGAYTTGSVKLDELDLYDKNVDPVGVRTTIGMVFQKANPFPTMSIRDNVVAGLKLNGVKDKKELDEVAEASLRGANLWNEVKDRLDKPGGSLSGGQQQRLCIARAIAVSPQVLLMDEPCSALDPISTMAIEDLIAELKSDYTIVIVTHNMQQAARVSDQTAFFNLIGAGKPGQLVEVGDTNKVFSAPDLKETEDYISGRFG, encoded by the coding sequence ATGGCCAAGAGCCTGACCCTCGAAGAACTGAACATCTACTACGGCGATTTCCATGCCGTGCAGGACGTGTCGCTGAAGATCAAGCCGAAGTCGGTGACCGCGTTCATCGGGCCGTCCGGCTGCGGCAAGTCGACGGTGCTACGAACGCTCAACCGCATGCACGAGGTGACGCCGGGCGCGTACACGACGGGTTCGGTGAAGCTCGACGAGCTCGATCTGTACGACAAGAACGTCGACCCGGTCGGTGTCCGCACCACGATCGGCATGGTGTTCCAGAAGGCCAACCCGTTCCCGACGATGTCGATCCGCGACAACGTCGTCGCCGGTCTGAAGCTGAACGGTGTGAAGGACAAGAAGGAGCTCGACGAGGTCGCCGAGGCGAGCCTGCGCGGCGCCAACCTGTGGAACGAGGTCAAGGATCGTCTCGACAAGCCGGGTGGCAGTCTCTCCGGCGGCCAGCAGCAGCGTCTGTGCATTGCGCGGGCGATCGCGGTGTCACCGCAGGTGCTGTTGATGGACGAGCCCTGCTCGGCTCTGGACCCGATCTCGACCATGGCGATCGAGGATCTCATCGCCGAGCTCAAGAGCGATTACACGATCGTCATCGTCACCCACAACATGCAGCAGGCCGCGCGGGTGAGCGACCAGACCGCGTTCTTCAACCTGATCGGCGCGGGCAAGCCCGGCCAGCTGGTGGAGGTCGGCGACACCAACAAGGTGTTCTCCGCCCCCGACCTGAAAGAGACCGAGGACTACATCTCCGGCCGCTTCGGCTGA
- the pstA gene encoding phosphate ABC transporter permease PstA: MELITMSPRRKITDGAVRTGVVISVLLAILPLGWLLWTLVSRGIEPILDPEWWMESERKGGAANAIVGTLVQTGLAAVVAVPLGVLVGIYLVEYGSARSTLTRVTTFMVDVLAGVPSIVAALFVYAVWRTTLDLPRSGLVVALALVLLMVPLVVRATEEMLKIVPQDLREAAYALGVPKWKTILRVVLPTAMSGIITGIMLAIARVMGESAPILILVGATSGMNWNPFQGDQQSLPLMMIQEYNKGPSGYDEVWGAALTLVIAVAIVYVIARLLAQFTGPKIEGR, translated from the coding sequence ATGGAACTGATCACCATGTCGCCGCGGCGCAAGATCACCGACGGCGCTGTCCGGACCGGTGTCGTCATCTCGGTTCTGCTCGCGATCCTCCCACTCGGCTGGCTCCTGTGGACCCTGGTGTCGCGTGGTATCGAACCGATCCTCGACCCCGAATGGTGGATGGAGTCCGAACGCAAGGGCGGCGCTGCCAACGCGATCGTCGGCACCCTGGTCCAGACGGGACTGGCGGCGGTGGTCGCGGTGCCGCTGGGCGTTCTGGTCGGGATCTATCTCGTGGAGTACGGTTCCGCGCGCAGCACGCTGACCCGCGTGACCACGTTCATGGTCGACGTCCTGGCGGGCGTTCCGTCGATCGTCGCCGCACTGTTCGTCTACGCGGTCTGGCGCACCACGCTCGACCTGCCTCGGTCGGGGCTGGTCGTCGCATTGGCGCTGGTCCTGCTGATGGTCCCGCTGGTGGTGCGAGCCACCGAGGAGATGCTGAAGATCGTCCCGCAGGATCTGCGGGAGGCGGCGTACGCGCTGGGCGTTCCGAAATGGAAGACCATCCTGCGCGTCGTCCTCCCGACCGCGATGTCGGGGATCATCACCGGCATCATGCTGGCCATCGCCCGAGTGATGGGTGAATCGGCTCCGATCCTGATCCTGGTCGGTGCGACCAGCGGCATGAACTGGAACCCGTTCCAGGGTGACCAGCAGTCGCTGCCGCTGATGATGATCCAGGAGTACAACAAGGGCCCCAGTGGCTACGACGAGGTGTGGGGTGCCGCGCTGACGCTGGTGATCGCGGTTGCGATCGTCTACGTCATCGCGCGACTGCTCGCCCAGTTCACCGGCCCGAAGATAGAAGGACGTTAG
- the pstC gene encoding phosphate ABC transporter permease subunit PstC produces MSEAGQANRPVPPSGRPGAKELSSSGVARTGDRVMRTLATGSGLIVSTVIGLIALFLLIQAIPSLLKNQENFFTFEGSWVVSGDELHFGIPQQFYATVLVSVIALIIAMPVALGIAMFVTEYAPKRLKKPVAYVVDLLAAVPSIVYGLWGILVLGPAMVGINQWLVDNAGFLPFFSKPQNAANMSTGGTMLTAGIVLAIMILPVITAVTREVFAQTPRGHREAALALGASQWEVVRFAVLPFGFSGYISGAMLGLGRALGETMALLLIISTAGPINFNLLESGQTFATVIANNAAEFDDPLKTGAFISAGLVLFALTFIVNAAARAVIARKA; encoded by the coding sequence GTGTCCGAGGCGGGACAGGCCAACCGGCCGGTCCCGCCTTCCGGGCGTCCAGGCGCAAAGGAGCTGTCGAGCTCCGGCGTCGCGCGCACCGGCGACCGCGTGATGCGAACGCTCGCAACCGGTTCGGGCCTGATCGTCTCCACAGTCATCGGTCTGATCGCACTGTTTCTGCTGATTCAGGCCATCCCGTCCCTGCTGAAGAACCAGGAGAACTTCTTCACCTTCGAAGGCTCCTGGGTGGTGTCGGGCGACGAGCTGCACTTCGGTATTCCGCAGCAGTTCTACGCCACCGTGCTGGTGTCGGTGATCGCGCTCATCATCGCGATGCCCGTCGCGCTGGGCATCGCGATGTTCGTCACCGAGTACGCGCCGAAGCGGCTCAAGAAGCCGGTGGCGTACGTCGTCGACCTGCTGGCCGCCGTCCCGTCGATCGTCTACGGCCTGTGGGGCATCCTCGTCCTGGGCCCGGCGATGGTCGGGATCAACCAGTGGCTGGTGGATAACGCCGGGTTCCTGCCGTTCTTCTCCAAGCCGCAGAACGCGGCCAACATGTCGACCGGCGGCACCATGCTGACGGCCGGCATCGTGCTGGCCATCATGATCCTGCCGGTCATCACCGCAGTCACCCGAGAGGTGTTCGCGCAGACGCCGCGCGGCCATCGGGAGGCGGCTCTCGCGCTCGGTGCGAGCCAGTGGGAGGTGGTGCGGTTCGCCGTACTGCCGTTCGGCTTCTCGGGCTACATCTCGGGAGCGATGCTCGGTCTGGGCCGTGCGCTCGGTGAGACGATGGCGTTGCTGCTGATCATCTCGACGGCCGGCCCGATCAACTTCAACCTGCTGGAGAGCGGTCAGACGTTCGCGACGGTCATCGCGAACAACGCCGCCGAGTTCGACGATCCGCTGAAGACCGGCGCGTTCATCTCGGCCGGACTGGTCCTCTTCGCCCTGACCTTCATCGTGAACGCTGCGGCGCGCGCGGTGATCGCACGAAAGGCGTGA
- a CDS encoding nuclear transport factor 2 family protein: MTPSFTAEELDAAFAQFQKTVAEVAEHRDWDAWADMFSEDAEYIEHAYGTMHGREEIRPWINKTMNEFPGSHMTGYPSLWHVTDPSTNRVICEVDNPMRDPGDGSQFTATNITILTYAGDGLWSCEEDVYNPMKFGIMARKWCDRAEQLGTLDDEARQWMETVGKMFTSRKK, from the coding sequence ATGACCCCCTCCTTCACCGCAGAAGAACTCGACGCTGCATTCGCCCAGTTCCAGAAGACGGTCGCCGAGGTCGCCGAACACCGCGACTGGGACGCCTGGGCCGATATGTTCAGCGAAGACGCCGAGTACATCGAGCACGCGTACGGCACCATGCACGGACGCGAGGAGATCCGCCCCTGGATCAACAAGACGATGAACGAGTTCCCCGGCAGCCATATGACCGGATACCCGTCGCTGTGGCACGTCACCGATCCGTCGACCAACCGCGTCATCTGCGAGGTCGACAACCCGATGCGCGATCCCGGCGACGGCTCGCAGTTCACCGCCACCAACATCACGATCCTCACCTACGCGGGAGACGGCCTGTGGAGCTGCGAGGAGGACGTTTACAACCCGATGAAGTTCGGCATCATGGCGCGCAAGTGGTGCGACCGGGCGGAGCAACTCGGGACGCTCGACGACGAGGCCCGCCAGTGGATGGAGACCGTGGGGAAGATGTTCACGTCACGGAAGAAGTAG
- the phoU gene encoding phosphate signaling complex protein PhoU, with protein sequence MRDAYQEQMAALNSVLGQIVEQVGEEMALATRALLEADLELAERVISDHDPIADKSAEAEDLAFELMALQAPVAGDLRSIVSGFQLVSEIDRMGALALHVAKVARRRHPAKALPDEVTGFFEEMGRLAVELAHSAHRVLESQNYQDALALMEDDDAMDDLHRHLFTVMMDRDWTHGVAAAVDVTLLGRYYERYADHAVLIARRVVFQATGKTPEQLIEAS encoded by the coding sequence ATGCGTGACGCCTACCAGGAGCAGATGGCTGCCCTGAACTCCGTTCTTGGCCAGATTGTCGAACAAGTCGGCGAGGAGATGGCACTGGCTACCCGTGCCCTCCTCGAAGCCGATCTCGAACTCGCCGAGCGGGTGATCTCCGACCATGACCCGATCGCCGACAAGTCGGCCGAAGCCGAGGACCTCGCGTTCGAGTTGATGGCCCTGCAGGCTCCGGTCGCCGGCGACCTGCGATCCATCGTCTCCGGCTTCCAGCTGGTCTCCGAGATCGACCGCATGGGCGCGCTCGCCCTGCACGTCGCCAAGGTCGCACGACGACGCCACCCGGCCAAGGCGCTGCCCGACGAGGTCACCGGATTCTTCGAGGAGATGGGTCGGCTCGCCGTCGAACTCGCCCACAGCGCGCATCGGGTCCTGGAGAGTCAGAACTACCAGGACGCTCTCGCTCTGATGGAGGACGACGATGCGATGGACGATCTGCACCGTCACCTGTTCACCGTGATGATGGACCGCGACTGGACCCACGGTGTGGCCGCCGCCGTCGACGTCACCCTCCTCGGCCGCTACTACGAGCGCTACGCCGATCATGCCGTCCTCATCGCCCGCCGCGTCGTCTTCCAGGCCACCGGCAAAACTCCGGAGCAGTTGATCGAGGCGAGCTGA
- a CDS encoding WS/DGAT/MGAT family O-acyltransferase: MQRLSGLDASFLYLETPSQVMNVAAIMQVDPTTVPGGYTFDGLRNEMARRVTAIPSLRRKLSDSLANVDHPVWVEDDDFRIERHVHRIAIPSPGRVEEMAQMCGHLVGQVLDRKKPLWDLWVLEGMEDGKIALMLRMHHAGVDGATVADILGELATAAPEPPELDPAKMAESAGSASRRDMAVGGAANYFLQRPIAALKLIPKTVPLPIDWFRRVRSGAGMPAPFLAPRTRFNAPLSPRRSLALTQLPLDDVKRVKNHFGVKMNDVVLALAGGALREYLDENGELPDEPLVGMVPVSVRGADEHDLVESGTNKVSGMFTRLPSQIADPVERLRVAGEYANQSKDHHQEIDANILRSYAEFAPGNTMGAVMRLYADRRMSGLHPPVFSTIVSNVAGPASKMYMLGALVEAVYPLAPIFHGLGLNITVFSSAGKLNVGLLTCSDIAPDIWAMARAFHDQLDLLLGEVEAGAVLAHDATVED; the protein is encoded by the coding sequence ATGCAGCGGTTGAGCGGGCTCGACGCGTCGTTCCTGTATTTGGAGACGCCGTCGCAGGTGATGAACGTGGCCGCGATCATGCAGGTGGACCCCACCACCGTGCCGGGCGGTTACACGTTCGACGGCTTGCGCAACGAGATGGCCCGACGCGTCACTGCGATTCCGTCGCTGCGGCGCAAGCTGTCCGACTCGCTCGCCAACGTCGACCACCCGGTGTGGGTCGAGGACGACGACTTCCGGATCGAACGACACGTTCACCGGATCGCGATCCCGTCACCGGGCCGGGTCGAGGAGATGGCCCAGATGTGCGGGCACCTCGTCGGGCAGGTCCTCGACCGCAAGAAGCCGCTCTGGGATCTATGGGTCCTCGAAGGCATGGAGGACGGAAAGATCGCGCTCATGCTCCGCATGCACCATGCAGGAGTCGACGGCGCCACCGTCGCGGACATCCTCGGCGAACTCGCCACCGCGGCACCGGAACCGCCGGAGCTCGATCCCGCCAAGATGGCGGAGAGCGCAGGCTCGGCGTCCCGCCGTGACATGGCCGTCGGCGGCGCCGCGAACTACTTCCTGCAGCGCCCGATCGCGGCGCTGAAGCTCATTCCCAAAACCGTGCCGCTGCCGATCGACTGGTTCCGCCGTGTCCGGTCGGGCGCAGGCATGCCGGCTCCGTTCCTCGCGCCCCGCACTCGCTTCAACGCGCCGCTCTCGCCGCGCCGGTCCCTTGCTCTCACGCAGCTTCCGCTCGATGACGTGAAGCGCGTCAAGAACCATTTCGGCGTCAAGATGAACGACGTCGTTCTCGCCCTCGCCGGCGGTGCGCTCCGTGAGTACTTGGACGAGAACGGCGAGCTCCCGGACGAACCACTGGTCGGGATGGTGCCGGTGTCGGTGCGCGGCGCAGATGAGCACGACCTCGTCGAGTCCGGCACCAACAAGGTGAGCGGCATGTTCACGCGCCTGCCCAGCCAGATCGCCGACCCCGTCGAGCGACTCCGGGTGGCGGGCGAGTACGCGAACCAGTCCAAGGATCACCATCAGGAGATCGACGCGAACATCCTGCGGAGCTACGCCGAGTTCGCACCAGGAAACACGATGGGCGCGGTCATGCGGCTGTACGCGGACCGGCGCATGTCCGGGCTGCACCCGCCGGTGTTCAGCACCATCGTCTCGAATGTGGCCGGTCCGGCATCGAAGATGTACATGCTCGGCGCGCTGGTCGAGGCCGTATACCCGCTGGCGCCGATCTTCCACGGGCTGGGCCTCAACATCACGGTGTTCTCGTCCGCGGGAAAGCTCAATGTCGGCCTGCTGACCTGCAGTGACATCGCGCCCGATATCTGGGCGATGGCGCGGGCCTTCCACGATCAGCTCGATCTGCTCCTCGGAGAGGTCGAGGCGGGTGCCGTGCTGGCGCACGATGCGACGGTCGAGGACTGA
- a CDS encoding DUF1877 family protein, producing the protein MLSVYLAVPTGADERLATVDPDGVIEYVEGLLESGVPSIDLGEAWDGLHFLLTGASASEPIEDEPLSEAVVGVYEFESDDLLGLTPAEDLPFILARLETVNIEQLLAGADFATFAKAEIYPDRWTDEPESLRALLREAFTNLIEFHRYCRAESRDLLVSIH; encoded by the coding sequence ATGCTCTCCGTCTATCTCGCAGTCCCGACCGGAGCCGACGAGCGGCTGGCCACCGTCGACCCCGACGGCGTGATCGAGTACGTCGAGGGACTGCTCGAATCGGGTGTGCCGTCCATCGACCTCGGCGAGGCGTGGGACGGCCTGCACTTCCTGTTGACGGGCGCGTCGGCATCGGAGCCGATCGAAGACGAGCCGCTCAGCGAGGCCGTCGTCGGGGTGTACGAGTTCGAGAGCGACGACCTCCTCGGTCTGACGCCGGCGGAGGACCTGCCGTTCATCCTCGCCAGGCTCGAGACCGTGAATATCGAGCAACTGCTGGCAGGCGCCGATTTCGCGACCTTCGCGAAGGCGGAGATCTACCCCGACAGGTGGACCGACGAGCCGGAGTCGCTGAGAGCGCTTCTCCGCGAGGCATTCACCAACTTGATCGAATTTCACCGCTACTGCCGGGCCGAGAGCCGCGACCTGCTGGTGTCCATTCACTGA
- a CDS encoding LCP family protein, whose product MSSDRPGDNEPDDKRTPPRRSRRAGRPSDSFDFRERFGDTGDDPHAEGLREPTGREQYVRPRGRLTVRQLMDQMGVDDQGRPVQPGSPPAAGPQPPRPGQPGRAPAPPQGRAPQGQQPPGRQAPPQQPPAQAQQHPEYQRRPGEPPRRRPADDADVTSVLPPVTGDDAPPVDLSDEATAARALDESRAQAAAAPTEPTPASQPERQAPQTIPAAEHAESAEPTPSRRRPLEPTPDLTEVIQRVRPRRASATRKARARKMATNSSRVLVALACILSLVGTGYVWNLNRGWNGAWNIISAVDPDDENIRDKDGQSGDQTYLIVGTDSRNGKNADLGAGDATTVEGTRSDTVLLVNIPADRSRVVAVSWPRDLAVERPECEDWNAKTKSYEGSIPPASGVKLNSVYAEGGPSCLVKTLTQVSGLNINHFIAMDFSGFEHVVRAIGGVEVCSRVPLFDDQLGYIVKTPGRKTLTAKQSLNYVRARHIAVEGNGDYGRIKRQQLFMSSLLRGTLSGDVLSNPNKLNSIVNTFIKYSQVDNVNTNALIELAESMQGIDAGNVTFLTVPTAGTSADGNELPRTDDINTIFNAIIDDDPLPGEKKKKSADSEDSEDKPEPPKTSAKKPGGKELTAQYPGNISTRVLNGTGKSGVASNIMDEMIRQGVSVSGVGDSSQKATETIVHYAAGQKDSAATIAKMFPGAKIQADRAVKDGVQVIVGSNFQGMESVGTVPEAGSTLKVGELPAAVNRSGLPNDLAVTNAGDTTCS is encoded by the coding sequence GTGAGTTCAGACCGCCCCGGCGACAACGAGCCGGACGATAAGCGGACGCCGCCGCGGCGGTCCCGTCGCGCAGGACGGCCGTCCGACTCGTTCGACTTCCGCGAGCGTTTCGGCGACACCGGGGACGACCCACACGCCGAAGGTCTCCGCGAACCCACTGGTCGCGAGCAGTACGTCCGCCCTCGCGGGCGCCTCACCGTCCGCCAGCTGATGGATCAGATGGGCGTCGACGATCAGGGACGCCCCGTACAGCCGGGCAGCCCGCCGGCCGCCGGCCCACAGCCTCCCCGACCCGGCCAGCCGGGCCGCGCACCCGCGCCACCGCAGGGTCGAGCACCGCAGGGCCAGCAGCCCCCGGGCCGGCAAGCGCCTCCGCAACAACCCCCCGCGCAGGCCCAGCAGCACCCCGAGTACCAGCGCCGACCCGGCGAGCCACCGCGCCGTCGTCCCGCCGACGACGCGGACGTCACCTCGGTCCTGCCGCCCGTCACCGGCGACGACGCCCCTCCCGTGGACCTCTCCGACGAGGCGACGGCCGCGCGAGCGCTCGACGAGTCGCGGGCGCAAGCTGCCGCGGCGCCCACCGAGCCGACCCCGGCATCGCAGCCCGAACGCCAGGCACCCCAGACGATTCCGGCCGCCGAGCACGCTGAATCTGCGGAACCGACACCCAGCAGGAGGCGTCCGCTCGAACCGACGCCCGACCTGACCGAGGTGATCCAGCGGGTCCGTCCGCGCAGGGCGAGCGCCACGCGCAAGGCTCGCGCACGGAAGATGGCCACCAACTCCAGCCGAGTCCTGGTTGCCCTCGCCTGCATCCTGTCCCTCGTCGGCACCGGCTACGTGTGGAACCTCAACCGGGGCTGGAACGGCGCATGGAACATCATCAGCGCCGTCGACCCCGACGATGAGAACATCCGCGACAAGGACGGTCAGAGTGGCGACCAGACCTACCTGATCGTCGGCACCGACTCCCGCAACGGCAAGAACGCCGACCTCGGCGCAGGCGACGCCACCACCGTCGAAGGCACCCGTTCGGACACCGTCCTCCTGGTGAACATCCCCGCCGACCGCAGCCGCGTCGTCGCCGTCTCATGGCCGCGTGACCTCGCCGTCGAACGACCCGAGTGCGAGGACTGGAACGCGAAGACCAAATCGTACGAGGGCTCGATCCCGCCCGCCTCGGGCGTGAAGCTCAACAGCGTGTACGCCGAAGGCGGACCGTCATGCCTGGTCAAGACCCTCACCCAGGTCAGCGGCCTGAACATCAATCACTTCATCGCGATGGACTTCTCCGGATTCGAGCACGTCGTTCGCGCTATCGGCGGCGTCGAGGTGTGTTCGCGGGTCCCGTTGTTCGACGACCAGCTCGGTTACATCGTCAAGACGCCCGGCCGGAAGACGCTGACTGCCAAGCAGTCGCTGAACTACGTGCGCGCCCGCCACATCGCGGTCGAAGGCAACGGCGATTACGGACGCATCAAACGCCAGCAGCTGTTCATGTCGTCACTCCTGCGCGGCACGCTGTCCGGCGACGTCCTGTCGAACCCGAACAAGCTGAACTCGATCGTCAACACGTTCATCAAGTACAGCCAGGTCGACAACGTCAACACGAACGCGCTCATCGAGCTCGCCGAGTCGATGCAGGGCATCGACGCCGGCAACGTCACCTTCCTCACCGTCCCCACGGCGGGCACCTCGGCGGACGGCAACGAGCTACCGCGCACCGATGACATCAACACCATCTTCAACGCGATCATCGACGACGATCCGCTTCCCGGCGAGAAAAAGAAGAAGTCCGCCGACTCGGAGGATTCCGAGGATAAGCCGGAGCCCCCGAAGACCAGCGCCAAGAAGCCAGGCGGCAAGGAGCTGACCGCCCAGTATCCCGGCAACATCTCCACCCGAGTCCTCAACGGCACCGGAAAGTCCGGCGTCGCCAGCAACATCATGGACGAGATGATCCGACAGGGTGTGTCCGTATCCGGTGTCGGCGACTCCTCCCAGAAGGCGACCGAGACCATCGTCCACTACGCCGCCGGCCAGAAGGATTCCGCGGCGACTATCGCGAAGATGTTCCCCGGCGCCAAGATCCAGGCCGACCGCGCAGTGAAGGACGGCGTCCAGGTGATCGTCGGGTCCAACTTCCAGGGCATGGAATCGGTCGGCACTGTTCCCGAAGCGGGCTCGACCCTGAAGGTCGGTGAGCTGCCCGCAGCCGTCAACCGGAGCGGCCTCCCGAACGACTTGGCCGTCACCAACGCCGGAGACACCACCTGCAGCTAG